In Erigeron canadensis isolate Cc75 chromosome 7, C_canadensis_v1, whole genome shotgun sequence, one DNA window encodes the following:
- the LOC122609577 gene encoding beta-carotene isomerase D27, chloroplastic-like, whose protein sequence is MGTTISSAQARLLTFPARTHWEIPRIFSINGPLLSVLNRSNSVTTKDNCDHSLKTYAMNNTTATTSKTLYHDNWFESLAIAYITKLIQESAGIKNDIPGYKGLVMVSKEVFREFNTIQQRELLVKALEKAIPSSSLNMAKLTPQSKFTRELFAFITTIAFPWLVGPSEVRESEFQGRKEKNVVHIKKCRFLEEANCVGMCTNMCKMSTQEFFMKNFRTPVNMVPNFDDMSCEIIFGQDPPAQEDDPAFKQPCYKLCNVKQKHSASCIS, encoded by the exons ATGGGAACAACCATTTCATCAGCTCAAGCAAGGTTACTCACATTTCCGGCAAGGACTCACTGGGAAATACCACGGATATTCTCCATAAATGGTCCTCTTTTGTCTGTTCTGAACCGGTCCAATTCTGTTACTACAAAAGATAACTGTGATCATAGTCTCAAAACCTATGCAATGAATAATACAACAGCTACCACATCCAAGACTCTTTATCATGACAACTGGTTTGAAAGTCTTGCCATTGCTTACATAACTAAACTTATTCAAGAATCCgctg GAATAAAAAATGACATACCCGGGTACAAGGGGCTTGTGATGGTCTCCAAAGAGGTGTTTCGGGAGTTTAACACAATTCAACAACGAGAACTTCTTGTTAAGGCACTTGAGAAAGCTATTCCTAGTTCTTCACTCAACATGGCAA AACTGACACCACAATCGAAGTTTACAAGGGAGCTGTTTGCCTTCATAACCACCATTGCCTTTCCTTGGCTTGTCGGCCCTAGTGAG GTAAGAGAGTCAGAGTTTCAAGGGAGAAAGGAGAAAAATGTAGTTCATATAAAGAAATGCAG GTTTCTCGAGGAGGCTAACTGTGTAGGTATGTGTACAAACATGTGCAAGATGTCGACACAAGAGTTCTTTATGAAAAATTTCAGGACCCCAGTCAATATGGTTCCTA attttgatgatatgaGCTGTGAGATTATATTTGGGCAAGATCCTCCTGCACAAGAAGATGATCCGGCCTTTAAGCAACCATGCTACAAATTAT GTAATGTAAAACAAAAGCACAGTGCAAGCTGCATTAGCTAG
- the LOC122609574 gene encoding beta-carotene isomerase D27, chloroplastic-like codes for MGTTIPSTQARAILFSGRSYCKPARIFPKHGRSVLCVLARPTSVTFTHNDSHTLKLDTRNNTIATTSKTVYRDNWFERIVIAYLSKAVQETAGITTDTPGYKGLVTVSTAMFREFSQTKQRQLVINALEKVIPSFALSMVKKLMPQSKFTREFFAIFTTLAFHWLVGPSEVRESEFEGRKERNVVHITKCRFLEEANCIGMCTNLCKMPTQEFISKNFGTPVNMVPNFDDMSCEIIFGQDPPAQEDDPAFKKPCYKLCNVKQRHSESCIS; via the exons ATGGGAACAACCATTCCATCAACTCAGGCAAGGGCAATCTTATTTTCAGGAAGGTCTTATTGTAAACCAGCACGAATATTCCCCAAGCATGGTCGTTCTGTGTTGTGTGTCCTGGCCCGACCCACTTCTGTTACTTTCACTCATAATGATAGCCATACTCTTAAGCTCGATACAAGAAACAATACTATAGCCACCACATCCAAGACTGTTTATAGAGACAACTGGTTTGAACGTATTGTCATTGCTTACCTCTCTAAAGCTGTCCAAGAAACTGCTG GGATAACAACTGACACACCGGGATACAAGGGACTCGTGACAGTGTCAACAGCTATGTTTCGGGAGTTTAGTCAGACTAAACAACGCCAACTTGTTATTAATGCTCTTGAGAAAGTTATTCCTAGCTTTGCACTCTCCATG GTGAAGAAACTGATGCCACAATCAAAGTTTACGAGGGAATTTTTTGCTATTTTCACTACCTTAGCCTTTCACTGGCTGGTCGGTCCTAGTGAG GTAAGGGAGTCTGAGTTCGAAGGAAGAAAAGAGAGGAATGTCGTCCACATCACAAAATGCAG GTTTCTGGAGGAAGCTAACTGTATCGGTATGTGCACAAACCTCTGCAAGATGCCAACACAAGAATTTATTAGTAAAAATTTCGGGACTCCGGTCAACATGGTACCTA ATTTTGATGATATGAGTTGTGAGATTATATTCGGTCAGGATCCTCCAGCACAAGAAGATGATCCGGCATTTAAGAAACCATGCTACAAACTAT GTAATGTAAAACAAAGGCACAGTGAAAGCTGCATTAGCTAG